The [Eubacterium] siraeum genome contains a region encoding:
- a CDS encoding nitroreductase family protein: MTDIITAMENRHAVRVYDPEKKIPKEITDMLREKIDLLNAESKLHIQLVTDEPKAFDSFMAHYGKFSGVTDYIALIGRKSDKLNEICGYYGEQLVLLAAQLGLDSCWVAMSYAKVKNAYTIAKGEKLCCVISLGYGKTHGTPHKSKSPEEVAVIKDDMPEWFINGVNAALLAPTAMNQQSFGFMLDGDKVLAKAGKGILSDMDLGIVKYHFEIGSGKELFRDEMKLV; encoded by the coding sequence ATGACGGATATTATAACCGCAATGGAGAATCGCCACGCTGTAAGAGTCTACGATCCCGAAAAAAAGATACCAAAAGAAATAACGGATATGCTCAGAGAAAAGATAGACCTGCTGAATGCCGAAAGCAAGCTTCACATACAGCTTGTAACAGATGAGCCTAAGGCATTCGACAGCTTTATGGCACATTACGGCAAGTTCTCGGGCGTTACCGATTACATTGCTCTTATAGGCAGAAAAAGCGATAAGCTGAACGAAATATGCGGATATTACGGAGAACAGCTTGTACTTCTGGCGGCACAGCTTGGACTTGACAGCTGTTGGGTTGCAATGTCATACGCTAAGGTAAAAAATGCTTATACGATTGCAAAAGGGGAGAAGCTGTGCTGTGTTATCTCTCTCGGCTACGGAAAGACGCACGGAACACCCCATAAAAGCAAATCACCCGAAGAAGTTGCGGTAATAAAGGATGATATGCCCGAGTGGTTTATAAACGGTGTAAATGCCGCATTGCTCGCACCTACCGCTATGAATCAGCAGAGCTTCGGATTCATGCTTGACGGCGATAAGGTGCTTGCAAAAGCGGGTAAAGGCATACTTTCCGATATGGATCTCGGAATTGTTAAATATCACTTTGAGATTGGCTCCGGAAAAGAGCTTTTCAGAGATGAAATGAAACTTGTCTGA
- a CDS encoding sporulation transcriptional regulator SpoIIID: protein MKAGTITVPDTKRERCVILGEYIIDNEATVRSTAKVYGISKSTVHQDVTVRLAKVDPHLAGKVKEVLQKNKDERHIRGGLATKLKYQNGSK, encoded by the coding sequence GTGAAAGCCGGAACAATAACGGTACCGGATACGAAACGTGAAAGATGTGTTATACTCGGAGAATATATAATAGATAACGAAGCGACGGTAAGAAGCACAGCAAAGGTTTACGGTATAAGTAAAAGCACCGTGCACCAGGATGTTACGGTAAGGCTTGCGAAGGTAGATCCGCATCTTGCAGGTAAGGTCAAGGAGGTGTTGCAGAAAAACAAGGACGAGCGGCATATAAGAGGCGGTCTTGCAACAAAGCTGAAATATCAGAACGGTTCAAAATGA
- a CDS encoding GNAT family N-acetyltransferase, giving the protein MTFRIYDKLCEDAKKLRTEVFVAEQGFETEFDDTDSKARHIVGYDGEKPVAVCRYFYDEEHKSYMIGRIAVIKECRGLHYGDKILSFAEQKIKQDGGKSVALSAQLRASGFYEKQGYKKHGEEYYDEYCPHVLMTKAL; this is encoded by the coding sequence ATGACATTCAGAATTTATGACAAGCTTTGTGAGGATGCAAAGAAATTAAGAACTGAGGTATTTGTGGCAGAGCAGGGGTTTGAAACGGAATTTGACGATACGGACAGTAAGGCAAGGCATATAGTCGGCTATGACGGAGAAAAGCCTGTCGCAGTTTGCAGATATTTTTACGATGAAGAGCATAAGTCGTATATGATAGGCAGGATAGCCGTCATTAAAGAATGCAGAGGCTTGCATTACGGCGATAAGATATTATCCTTTGCGGAGCAGAAGATAAAGCAGGACGGCGGAAAGTCTGTTGCTCTGTCCGCTCAGCTTCGTGCGTCGGGATTTTACGAGAAACAGGGCTATAAGAAGCACGGCGAAGAGTATTATGACGAATACTGTCCTCATGTGCTTATGACAAAAGCCCTGTAA
- a CDS encoding undecaprenyl-diphosphate phosphatase, with the protein MDYISIIIQGIIQGLTEFLPVSSSGHLSVAQHFMNIGENTLITSVVLHLGTLLAVFIAFFPTIWGMIKEFFLTIKDIFTGKFSWKNMNANRRMMFMVIISTAMLVPVYFFKDFFTGFEGDNDIIFEGFAFIFTAILLFMSDKCIKGNKTGDKMKVADAVAIGAMQCVALFPGVSRSGSTTAAGLFCGLTKETAVTFSFILGIPAILGGSVLEIGDALKSNVELDWVQLGIGFVVSAAVGLLAIALVKWLLKKDRFKIFGFYTAILGLACIGIGAYELATGSHFVFVF; encoded by the coding sequence ATGGATTACATAAGCATAATCATTCAGGGCATTATACAGGGACTTACGGAGTTTCTTCCTGTTTCAAGCTCAGGCCATCTGTCTGTTGCCCAGCATTTTATGAATATCGGAGAAAACACCCTTATAACCTCAGTTGTATTGCATTTAGGAACGCTTCTGGCGGTTTTTATAGCATTTTTCCCTACTATCTGGGGAATGATAAAGGAATTTTTCCTTACTATAAAGGATATTTTCACAGGCAAATTTTCGTGGAAGAATATGAACGCCAACAGACGTATGATGTTTATGGTCATAATTTCCACCGCTATGCTTGTACCCGTTTACTTCTTCAAAGACTTCTTTACAGGCTTTGAGGGCGACAATGACATTATTTTTGAGGGCTTTGCCTTTATTTTTACCGCAATTCTTCTCTTTATGTCGGATAAGTGCATAAAGGGCAACAAAACCGGCGATAAGATGAAGGTCGCAGATGCCGTTGCAATAGGCGCAATGCAGTGCGTGGCTCTGTTTCCCGGTGTATCACGTTCAGGCTCGACAACCGCCGCAGGTCTTTTCTGCGGACTTACAAAGGAAACTGCGGTCACATTCTCGTTTATACTCGGTATCCCCGCAATTCTCGGCGGAAGCGTGCTTGAGATCGGTGATGCGTTAAAAAGCAATGTAGAACTTGACTGGGTACAGCTCGGAATAGGCTTTGTCGTATCTGCGGCAGTGGGACTTCTTGCGATAGCTCTTGTAAAGTGGCTTCTTAAAAAGGACAGATTCAAGATTTTCGGCTTCTATACAGCAATACTCGGTCTTGCCTGCATAGGCATCGGTGCTTATGAACTGGCGACCGGCTCACACTTCGTTTTTGTTTTCTGA
- a CDS encoding glycoside hydrolase family 5 protein, whose protein sequence is MKKSISITLCAALLALSGCSQNTSSDALSSDISSAASESQSTASQEESSGSSLQNGNGGFKVEGTKLLDANGKEFIMRGINHAHTWYLDEDTTAIKAIAETGSNVVRVVCSDGEQWTKDTENMLETVINLCIDNEMIAVVEVHDATGKDDKTALDKATDYWIEMKNALIGKEQYVILNIANEWTGGWNGELWRDGYTESIPKLREAGIKNTILVDAAGWGQYAKSIGDYGKEVFDSDPDKNTMFAVHMYGTAGKNSSVIEKNLKYAIDNGLCVIVGEFGYTHTDGDVDEAFIMKYCQENGIGYIGWSWKGNSGGVEYLDIANSWDGSVLSADWGENLVNGENGIKQTSVKCSVFTKE, encoded by the coding sequence ATGAAAAAATCAATATCAATAACTCTCTGTGCGGCATTACTCGCTCTGTCGGGATGCTCGCAAAACACAAGCTCAGACGCTTTATCCTCTGATATTTCTTCTGCCGCATCGGAATCGCAAAGCACAGCATCGCAGGAAGAAAGCAGCGGATCATCATTACAGAATGGTAACGGCGGATTCAAAGTAGAAGGTACAAAGCTGCTTGACGCAAACGGCAAGGAGTTTATAATGCGTGGTATAAATCACGCACACACATGGTATCTTGATGAAGATACAACGGCTATCAAAGCAATAGCCGAAACAGGCTCAAATGTAGTGCGTGTTGTTTGCTCAGACGGCGAGCAGTGGACAAAAGATACAGAGAATATGCTTGAAACGGTTATCAATCTTTGTATCGACAATGAGATGATCGCAGTAGTCGAAGTACACGACGCAACCGGTAAGGATGATAAGACTGCACTTGATAAAGCTACTGATTACTGGATAGAGATGAAGAACGCTCTTATCGGCAAGGAGCAGTATGTTATACTCAATATCGCAAACGAGTGGACAGGCGGCTGGAACGGCGAATTATGGCGTGACGGCTATACAGAATCTATTCCGAAGCTGAGAGAAGCAGGTATAAAGAATACTATCCTTGTCGATGCGGCAGGATGGGGACAATATGCCAAGAGCATAGGCGATTACGGTAAAGAGGTATTTGATTCCGATCCCGATAAGAATACGATGTTTGCCGTTCATATGTACGGCACGGCAGGAAAAAACAGCTCGGTTATCGAGAAAAATCTGAAATATGCTATAGATAACGGACTTTGCGTAATAGTAGGCGAATTCGGCTATACGCATACAGACGGCGATGTTGACGAGGCATTTATAATGAAGTATTGTCAGGAAAACGGTATAGGATATATCGGCTGGAGCTGGAAGGGCAACAGCGGCGGTGTTGAATATCTTGATATAGCGAACAGCTGGGACGGTTCGGTTTTATCTGCCGATTGGGGCGAGAATCTGGTCAACGGCGAAAACGGCATAAAACAGACTTCTGTAAAATGCAGTGTGTTTACAAAGGAATAA
- a CDS encoding cysteine hydrolase: MKKCLIVVDYQNDFVSGSLGFEKAKTLELGIANKINSYHVNGDDVIFTLDTHYDDYMDSYEGKHLPVPHCIENTDGHKLYGSVADCVSGEDIVFRKTTFGSDALYEYLKTACYGSVELVGVVTNICVVANAVLAKTALPDADIIVDSMLTASNDERLHNAALDTMEGMQIIIK; the protein is encoded by the coding sequence ATGAAAAAGTGCTTAATTGTAGTGGACTATCAGAATGATTTTGTAAGTGGTTCGCTCGGCTTTGAAAAGGCAAAGACGCTCGAACTCGGAATCGCCAACAAAATAAATTCCTATCATGTAAACGGCGATGATGTCATATTTACTCTTGACACTCATTATGACGATTATATGGATAGCTATGAGGGAAAGCATCTGCCCGTACCTCACTGTATAGAGAATACGGACGGACATAAGCTTTACGGCAGTGTTGCCGACTGCGTTTCCGGCGAAGATATAGTATTCAGGAAAACCACCTTCGGCTCGGACGCTCTTTATGAGTATCTTAAAACCGCCTGCTACGGCTCCGTTGAGCTTGTAGGTGTTGTAACGAATATCTGTGTTGTTGCCAATGCCGTACTCGCAAAAACGGCTTTACCCGATGCGGATATAATAGTAGACAGCATGCTCACGGCATCAAATGACGAGCGACTTCACAATGCCGCCCTTGATACTATGGAAGGTATGCAGATAATAATAAAATAA
- a CDS encoding nicotinate phosphoribosyltransferase: MNKDNFTMLCDFYELTMANGYFKNGFYKRTTYFDVFFRNVPDNGGFAIAAGLDQIIEYIKELHFSAEDIEFLRSKKIFDEEFLEYLKDFRFTGDIYAVPEGTPVFPHEPVLTVKAPAIEAQLIETYILLAINHQSLIATKANRIVRAANGRTVLEFGSRRAQGADGAVIGARAAYIGGCAGTACTLTDFKYGVPAGGTMAHSWVQMFDTEYDAFRTYCEIYPDNAVLLVDTYNTLKSGVPNAIKAFKEVLVPKGITNFGIRLDSGDISYLSKKARKMLDEAGLQCCKIVASNSLDEYLIRDLMMQEAKIDTFGVGERLITAKSAPVFGGVYKLAAVEDEQGNIIPKIKISENTAKITNPHYKKLYRFYDNESGKALADELCVYDETIDSTKPHTIFDPDAIWKTKTLTNYTARELHVTVFKNGELVYKQPSLYEIRIYCAEQLETLWDEVKRFENPHTYYVDLSKKLWDIKNALLEKSKDGKDLK, encoded by the coding sequence ATGAACAAGGATAATTTCACAATGCTGTGCGATTTCTATGAGCTTACTATGGCGAACGGCTATTTTAAAAACGGCTTCTATAAGCGCACGACATATTTTGATGTATTTTTCAGAAACGTTCCCGACAACGGCGGATTTGCGATTGCGGCAGGACTTGACCAGATAATCGAATATATAAAAGAGCTTCATTTTTCTGCCGAAGATATAGAATTTTTGCGTAGCAAGAAGATTTTCGATGAAGAATTTCTCGAATATCTCAAAGACTTCAGATTTACCGGCGATATTTACGCCGTACCTGAGGGTACGCCTGTTTTCCCGCACGAGCCTGTCCTTACCGTAAAAGCACCGGCTATCGAGGCACAGCTTATAGAAACCTATATCCTGCTTGCCATCAATCATCAGTCGCTCATAGCCACAAAAGCGAACAGAATAGTCAGAGCGGCAAACGGCAGAACGGTGCTTGAATTCGGCTCAAGAAGGGCACAGGGCGCAGACGGTGCCGTGATAGGCGCAAGAGCGGCTTATATAGGCGGCTGTGCAGGTACTGCTTGTACGCTGACCGATTTCAAGTACGGTGTTCCCGCAGGCGGTACTATGGCGCATTCGTGGGTACAGATGTTCGATACCGAGTATGACGCATTCAGGACTTATTGCGAAATATATCCGGATAATGCCGTACTGCTTGTTGACACTTACAACACACTGAAAAGCGGCGTTCCGAACGCTATAAAGGCATTTAAAGAGGTGCTTGTGCCTAAGGGTATTACAAATTTCGGCATAAGGCTTGATTCGGGCGATATATCATATCTGTCCAAGAAAGCAAGAAAGATGCTTGATGAGGCAGGCCTTCAGTGCTGTAAGATAGTTGCGTCAAATTCGCTCGATGAATATCTTATCCGTGATCTTATGATGCAGGAGGCTAAGATAGATACCTTCGGAGTAGGAGAAAGGCTCATCACCGCAAAGAGCGCACCCGTGTTCGGAGGTGTTTATAAGCTGGCGGCAGTGGAGGATGAACAGGGAAACATCATCCCCAAGATAAAAATAAGCGAAAACACCGCAAAGATAACCAATCCCCATTACAAAAAGCTGTACCGTTTCTATGACAATGAAAGCGGCAAGGCACTTGCGGACGAACTTTGTGTATACGATGAAACAATTGACAGCACAAAGCCTCATACTATTTTCGATCCCGATGCAATATGGAAGACAAAGACGCTTACAAACTACACGGCAAGAGAACTTCATGTAACGGTATTCAAAAACGGCGAGCTTGTTTATAAACAGCCGTCGCTGTATGAAATCAGGATTTACTGCGCCGAACAGTTGGAAACACTCTGGGACGAGGTAAAGCGTTTCGAAAATCCGCATACTTACTATGTGGATTTGTCAAAGAAGCTGTGGGATATAAAAAACGCATTACTAGAAAAGTCAAAGGACGGAAAAGATTTAAAATGA
- a CDS encoding DUF3006 domain-containing protein, giving the protein MLVVDRFEEDKAVVFDDEKQIILDRDKLSPFVKEGDAVILSDSGIYVPDKAKTEQMRNDNLSLLQKLLNK; this is encoded by the coding sequence ATGCTTGTTGTTGACAGATTTGAAGAAGATAAAGCGGTAGTTTTTGATGACGAAAAGCAGATTATATTAGACAGAGATAAGCTATCTCCCTTTGTCAAAGAGGGCGATGCAGTCATCCTTTCGGATAGCGGTATATATGTTCCCGATAAAGCGAAAACGGAGCAGATGAGAAACGATAATCTCAGTCTTCTGCAAAAATTACTGAATAAATGA
- a CDS encoding DNA translocase FtsK, whose product MAVKRNLNNSTDESKARTSGSSGKTRKKDQTIEDKQRELSERCKNDIEKELKSKRRRSSIILFAIGVLMALFTIIGFIGSLNRAEGDSLNLLDMIYSFLCGMFGFTVFFTGPILIYVAVLIATDKSRTSILTKILQLSGGIVILSTAIQIFFVGSVGEGTNDFFGAVASLYSDGTRLTGGGIIGGVPAWLLLLFGNVGAIVMIILIAFVFVMLISRKSLMDFLGAVGKPVKKVAVSAKEKHAQHKEEMEAYRLEQEQQRLQAESERKEKLIELESNAVGTPATTLQERHDENIEEQKKDSDNFINEINNYNGKVSPKPEEAVQQSNEHLPEIAPESDVHMSCDKLPDLPVADNNGSVQKAQSVATDKQEDSEPIPEYFPPLPIYPPEEVNPVEAALNSFIEETNYEQNSSVQREEQFVNDVNAPVAPPAEAPFIADNTDSGIADSTPDGITDSAAVQEDKQDGDTSDSDKLYTVTLNEEDHPLPPTALLDEIMPGKAQEDIDRELETNANTIVEALRSFGVQTKCIGTCRGPSVTRYELQPAAGVKISKITGLADDIALNLASSGIRIEAPIPNKPAVGIEVPNKIRDTVPFRQLIESSDIAEKKSKLAAVLGKDISGGIVIADIAEMPHLLIAGTTGSGKSVCVNSIIMSILFRSKPEDVKFIMIDPKAVEFMAYNGIPHLLIPVVTDPKKAAGALNWAVGEMLKRYSMFSEYNVRNIHGYNALAAKDPEMDKMSQTVIFIDELADLIMASKNEVEDSICRLAQMARAAGMHLVIATQRPTVDVVTGLIKANIPSRIALKVSSGTDSRVIMDEQGAEKLLGKGDMLFKSVSMPKPIRVQGCWISDKEVERVVDFLKNKFELDYDDDVMKEVERQAELVKGNDKSSDSVGFESGDIDVSDDKLEDAIRIVVENGQASVSTLQRKLKLGFGRAARLVDVMEEMGIVGPSQGSKPREVLMTKEQYYERQMNKQQ is encoded by the coding sequence ATGGCAGTAAAGCGCAATCTGAACAACAGCACCGATGAGTCTAAAGCAAGAACTTCGGGTTCGTCGGGCAAAACACGGAAAAAGGATCAGACTATAGAAGATAAGCAGCGAGAACTGAGTGAACGTTGCAAGAACGACATTGAAAAGGAGCTTAAATCGAAAAGAAGAAGAAGCTCTATAATCCTTTTCGCCATAGGTGTTCTTATGGCGCTGTTTACGATTATAGGCTTTATCGGCAGTCTTAACAGGGCGGAAGGCGACAGCCTGAATCTGCTTGATATGATTTATTCATTCCTCTGCGGTATGTTCGGCTTTACGGTATTTTTTACTGGCCCTATTCTTATATATGTAGCCGTACTTATTGCAACGGATAAGAGCAGGACAAGCATCCTCACCAAGATATTACAGCTGTCGGGCGGAATAGTGATATTAAGCACAGCTATACAGATATTCTTTGTAGGCAGTGTCGGAGAAGGCACGAATGACTTTTTCGGAGCGGTGGCAAGTCTTTATTCGGACGGAACACGGCTGACAGGCGGCGGTATCATAGGCGGCGTACCTGCGTGGCTTTTGCTTTTGTTCGGCAATGTCGGCGCAATAGTAATGATTATACTGATTGCTTTCGTATTTGTTATGCTTATCAGCAGAAAGTCGCTTATGGACTTTTTAGGCGCTGTAGGAAAACCTGTCAAAAAGGTTGCGGTTAGCGCCAAGGAGAAACACGCTCAGCATAAGGAAGAAATGGAAGCGTACAGACTTGAGCAGGAACAGCAGAGGCTTCAGGCTGAAAGCGAACGCAAGGAAAAACTTATAGAGCTTGAATCGAACGCTGTCGGAACTCCTGCAACAACGCTTCAGGAAAGACACGATGAGAATATCGAGGAGCAGAAAAAGGACAGCGATAATTTCATAAACGAGATAAACAATTACAACGGCAAGGTATCGCCAAAACCCGAAGAAGCGGTTCAGCAGAGCAATGAGCATTTGCCTGAGATTGCTCCTGAGAGCGATGTACATATGTCCTGCGATAAGCTGCCCGACCTGCCCGTAGCCGATAACAACGGCTCTGTGCAAAAGGCACAGAGCGTAGCTACAGATAAGCAGGAGGACAGCGAGCCGATACCGGAATATTTTCCGCCCCTGCCTATTTATCCTCCGGAGGAGGTCAATCCTGTTGAGGCTGCTTTAAATTCGTTCATAGAAGAAACAAACTATGAACAAAATTCCTCTGTACAGAGAGAAGAGCAGTTTGTAAACGATGTGAACGCTCCTGTTGCACCGCCTGCTGAAGCACCTTTTATCGCAGATAATACCGATTCCGGTATTGCCGACAGTACACCTGACGGTATTACAGACAGTGCCGCAGTGCAGGAGGACAAGCAGGACGGCGATACAAGCGACAGTGATAAACTCTACACAGTGACGCTTAACGAGGAAGATCACCCTCTGCCGCCTACTGCGCTTCTTGACGAGATTATGCCCGGTAAGGCACAGGAGGACATCGACAGAGAACTTGAAACAAATGCGAACACCATTGTTGAAGCGTTACGCAGCTTCGGTGTTCAGACAAAATGTATAGGTACTTGCAGAGGACCCTCTGTAACAAGATATGAATTACAGCCTGCGGCAGGCGTTAAAATTTCCAAGATAACAGGACTTGCCGATGATATAGCGCTGAACCTTGCGTCATCAGGTATCAGAATAGAAGCGCCTATACCCAATAAACCTGCTGTAGGCATCGAAGTACCGAACAAGATAAGAGATACCGTACCATTCAGACAGCTTATCGAAAGCAGTGATATTGCCGAAAAGAAAAGCAAGCTGGCGGCTGTGCTGGGTAAGGATATTTCGGGCGGCATAGTAATAGCCGATATAGCCGAGATGCCTCATCTGCTGATTGCAGGTACGACCGGCTCGGGTAAATCCGTATGCGTGAACTCGATAATCATGTCGATACTTTTCAGAAGCAAGCCCGAAGACGTAAAGTTTATAATGATTGACCCGAAGGCTGTTGAATTTATGGCATATAACGGCATACCTCACCTGCTTATTCCTGTTGTGACAGATCCTAAAAAGGCGGCAGGCGCTCTGAATTGGGCGGTAGGCGAAATGCTGAAACGATACAGTATGTTCTCTGAGTACAATGTCCGCAATATACACGGCTATAACGCTCTTGCGGCTAAGGATCCCGAGATGGATAAAATGAGCCAGACGGTGATTTTTATAGACGAGCTTGCCGATCTTATTATGGCATCTAAGAATGAGGTCGAGGACAGTATATGCCGTCTTGCTCAGATGGCACGAGCCGCAGGTATGCACCTTGTCATAGCTACTCAGCGACCGACCGTAGATGTTGTTACCGGTCTTATAAAGGCTAATATCCCCAGCCGTATCGCATTAAAGGTAAGCTCGGGTACGGACAGCCGTGTAATTATGGATGAGCAGGGAGCGGAGAAACTGCTCGGCAAGGGCGATATGCTCTTCAAGTCCGTTTCTATGCCGAAGCCTATCCGTGTACAAGGCTGTTGGATCTCCGATAAGGAAGTTGAACGTGTTGTGGATTTTCTGAAGAATAAATTCGAGCTTGATTATGACGATGATGTTATGAAAGAGGTCGAGCGACAGGCAGAGCTTGTCAAGGGCAACGATAAATCCTCTGACAGCGTCGGCTTTGAAAGCGGAGATATTGATGTCAGCGACGATAAGCTGGAGGACGCTATCCGTATCGTAGTTGAAAATGGACAGGCAAGCGTAAGTACGCTTCAGCGAAAGCTAAAACTCGGCTTCGGCAGAGCCGCAAGACTTGTCGATGTAATGGAAGAAATGGGCATCGTAGGACCGTCACAGGGAAGTAAGCCAAGAGAGGTGCTTATGACTAAGGAGCAGTACTACGAGCGTCAGATGAATAAACAACAATAA
- a CDS encoding YgiQ family radical SAM protein, whose product MPFLPISKQDMKDRGIDQLDFICVTGDAYVDHPSFGIAIISRMLENCGCNVGIIAQPVTDEDFKKLGEPKYCFLVTGGNIDSMVSNYTVFKKKRWDDAYSEGGKGGKRPDRAVTVYCKTLTRLFPDKEIAIGGLEASLRRFAHYDYWADKVMPSILVDSGAKLLMYGMGELTIVQLYRELAEGKKLSEIHDIRGTCYLTEPKNTPLGAVQCDSFEIVSENKKAYAKSCRQQYDEQDEVYGKTMVQRHGNMMLVQNPPQRSLTQSEFDKAYELPYMKAYHPCYEKGGGVPGIKEVEFSITHNRGCFGYCNFCSIALHQGRRIQTRSEESVINEAIDLTKKPGFKGYIHDVGGPTANFRRTSCDKQEKAGLCKGKKCLAPEPCPALKVDHSEYLEMLRKIRSIKNVKRVFIRSGIRYDYMMKDKNDEFFKELVEHHVSGQLKVAPEHASNKVLDLMGKPHIEVYEDFEKKFYKYTKECGKEQYLVPYLMSSHPGCTIKEAVELAVFLKKHNIRPEQVQDFYPTPGTISTAMYYTGLDPYTMQEVYIPRDPKEKEMQRALLQYYKKENKQIVAKALIRAGRRDLIGYGKECLITPDGLALQQDRKGAVKNGKNSSSKAKTYQRQGNKSGGRNKMQKKKH is encoded by the coding sequence ATGCCTTTTTTACCTATATCAAAACAGGACATGAAAGATAGAGGGATAGATCAGCTTGATTTCATCTGTGTCACGGGTGATGCTTATGTTGATCATCCGTCATTTGGTATAGCTATTATATCCCGTATGCTTGAAAACTGCGGCTGTAATGTCGGAATAATCGCTCAGCCCGTAACCGATGAGGATTTCAAAAAGCTCGGTGAGCCGAAATACTGTTTTCTTGTAACGGGCGGAAATATAGACAGTATGGTGTCGAATTATACTGTATTCAAGAAAAAACGGTGGGACGATGCCTATTCCGAGGGCGGAAAGGGCGGAAAACGTCCCGACAGAGCGGTAACGGTATATTGTAAAACGCTTACAAGATTGTTTCCCGATAAAGAAATAGCGATAGGCGGACTTGAGGCAAGCCTGCGCAGATTTGCCCATTACGATTACTGGGCGGATAAGGTAATGCCGTCAATACTGGTTGACAGCGGAGCTAAGCTTCTGATGTACGGAATGGGCGAGCTTACGATAGTACAGCTTTACAGAGAGCTTGCCGAGGGTAAAAAGTTGTCGGAGATACACGACATAAGAGGCACCTGCTATCTTACCGAGCCTAAGAATACTCCTCTCGGTGCGGTGCAGTGCGATAGCTTCGAGATAGTCAGCGAGAACAAGAAAGCATACGCAAAATCCTGCCGTCAGCAGTATGACGAGCAGGATGAGGTCTACGGTAAAACTATGGTACAGCGTCACGGAAATATGATGCTTGTACAGAATCCTCCTCAGAGAAGCCTTACGCAGAGCGAATTTGACAAGGCATACGAGTTGCCTTATATGAAAGCGTATCACCCTTGCTATGAAAAAGGCGGCGGTGTTCCCGGAATAAAGGAAGTTGAGTTTTCCATAACTCATAACAGAGGCTGTTTCGGTTATTGTAATTTCTGTTCGATAGCCTTGCATCAGGGCAGAAGAATACAGACAAGAAGCGAGGAATCGGTTATAAACGAAGCGATAGACCTTACCAAAAAGCCCGGCTTCAAGGGATATATCCACGATGTCGGCGGTCCTACCGCAAACTTCCGCAGAACCTCCTGCGACAAGCAGGAAAAAGCAGGACTTTGCAAGGGCAAAAAGTGCCTTGCTCCCGAACCTTGCCCTGCACTGAAGGTAGATCACAGCGAGTATCTTGAGATGCTCAGAAAGATACGTTCCATAAAAAATGTCAAGCGTGTATTTATCCGTTCGGGTATAAGATACGACTATATGATGAAGGATAAGAACGATGAGTTTTTCAAGGAGCTTGTAGAGCATCACGTCAGCGGACAGCTTAAGGTTGCTCCCGAACACGCAAGCAACAAGGTACTTGATCTTATGGGCAAGCCTCACATCGAGGTATACGAGGACTTTGAAAAGAAGTTCTACAAGTATACAAAGGAATGCGGTAAGGAACAGTATCTGGTACCTTATCTGATGTCATCACATCCCGGCTGTACCATAAAAGAGGCGGTCGAGCTTGCGGTGTTCCTTAAAAAGCATAACATCAGACCCGAGCAGGTGCAGGACTTCTATCCCACACCCGGAACAATATCAACAGCTATGTATTATACAGGGCTTGACCCTTATACTATGCAGGAGGTCTATATCCCCCGTGACCCGAAGGAAAAGGAGATGCAAAGAGCGCTCCTGCAGTATTACAAAAAAGAGAATAAGCAGATAGTTGCAAAGGCTCTCATAAGGGCAGGCAGACGTGACCTTATCGGATACGGTAAGGAATGCCTTATCACCCCTGATGGATTAGCCTTGCAGCAGGACAGAAAAGGAGCGGTGAAAAATGGCAAGAACTCCTCTTCAAAAGCAAAGACGTATCAACGACAGGGCAATAAGAGCGGCGGCAGGAATAAAATGCAGAAGAAAAAGCACTAA